A region of Paenibacillus thiaminolyticus DNA encodes the following proteins:
- a CDS encoding DUF4184 family protein → MGHSTQGLFLYAIPLSLLLAVLFHYFIKDPLARHLPSVWNLDRKAQGLVRPWKMSGIRGWTVFLISVIIGFYAHVLLDGFTHETGIFVSLYPLLEQNMMGTPVYKLLQYGLSIIGLLVEGLFLVLLLSKARCGSGFVRVKRSAKAQYWAIACCTAIAVAGIKLFSASSTNYIGIIVVAPISGFFLGLVAAGALSRMKVIS, encoded by the coding sequence ATCGGCCATTCGACGCAGGGCTTGTTCCTGTATGCCATCCCGTTAAGCTTGCTGTTGGCGGTGTTGTTCCACTACTTTATCAAAGATCCTTTGGCGCGTCATCTGCCGTCCGTATGGAATCTGGACCGGAAAGCGCAGGGGCTTGTGCGGCCCTGGAAGATGTCAGGCATACGTGGCTGGACCGTGTTTTTGATCTCGGTCATTATCGGGTTCTACGCTCATGTGTTATTGGACGGCTTTACGCACGAGACGGGAATATTTGTGAGCCTTTATCCGTTGCTAGAACAAAATATGATGGGCACACCAGTGTACAAGCTCCTTCAGTATGGGCTCTCTATCATAGGTCTGCTAGTGGAGGGGTTATTTCTTGTTCTGCTGCTCAGCAAGGCCCGGTGCGGCTCCGGCTTTGTTCGAGTCAAGCGAAGCGCAAAGGCTCAATACTGGGCGATCGCATGCTGTACGGCAATCGCGGTCGCCGGAATCAAGCTCTTCTCCGCATCAAGTACGAACTACATCGGGATCATTGTCGTCGCCCCGATCTCGGGCTTCTTCCTGGGACTTGTTGCAGCCGGCGCATTGAGCAGGATGAAGGTGATTTCATAG
- a CDS encoding effector binding domain-containing protein: MNKLPNMEPIVVRHEELKLIGIPCISLQDMSSKYRHAKESLLSSTKHFPQVVNPQMHYGIWPNADSQADPDRHAYILCVEVSGFEGIPEWYVRVTMPPQQCVVVANDQGDFDAASSRVDAYVTDHQFDLSAAGRDYIICERYSYDGEGFARYSLPIISN, translated from the coding sequence ATGAACAAACTGCCGAATATGGAGCCGATAGTCGTACGGCATGAAGAACTGAAGCTGATTGGAATTCCGTGCATCAGCCTGCAAGATATGAGCAGCAAATACCGTCATGCCAAGGAAAGTCTGCTGTCCTCGACGAAGCATTTCCCCCAAGTGGTGAATCCGCAAATGCATTATGGAATCTGGCCGAATGCCGATTCTCAGGCGGATCCGGACCGCCACGCGTACATTCTCTGCGTTGAAGTCAGCGGCTTCGAAGGGATTCCGGAATGGTATGTGCGGGTCACGATGCCTCCGCAGCAGTGCGTTGTCGTTGCCAATGACCAGGGAGATTTCGATGCCGCCAGCTCTAGGGTGGACGCTTATGTCACGGATCACCAGTTCGACTTGAGCGCGGCAGGCAGGGACTATATCATTTGCGAGAGATACAGCTATGACGGCGAAGGCTTCGCCCGGTATTCCTTGCCGATTATTTCGAATTAG
- a CDS encoding VOC family protein codes for MLHHVEFNVSDLERSIAFWGWLLKELGYEEFQRWPEGISWKQGETYLVFVQTEARFLDLPYHRKRAGLNHIAFHAESKARVDELRIKLEERDIPMLYTDRYPYAGGSDHYAVFFEDPDRMKVEIVARR; via the coding sequence ATGCTGCATCATGTCGAGTTTAATGTATCGGATTTGGAACGGTCCATCGCCTTTTGGGGATGGCTGCTGAAGGAACTGGGGTATGAGGAATTCCAGAGATGGCCGGAAGGCATTAGCTGGAAGCAGGGAGAGACCTATCTCGTCTTCGTACAGACGGAAGCCCGATTTCTTGATCTTCCCTACCATCGCAAGCGCGCCGGCCTGAACCATATCGCTTTCCACGCGGAATCGAAGGCGCGCGTTGATGAACTGCGCATCAAGCTGGAGGAAAGAGATATTCCTATGCTATATACGGACAGATATCCGTATGCCGGGGGAAGCGATCATTACGCCGTGTTTTTCGAGGATCCAGACCGGATGAAGGTGGAGATCGTTGCTCGCCGATAG
- a CDS encoding HD domain-containing protein: MNPVYADLKVEASSGDLREDVYRFLVGNGCPRTAEHCMKVGEEARRLAVRFGLDSQAAEYGGYLHDISAVYPNHVRVPVSRSLGIEVLPEEEAFPMIVHQKLSRQMARDLFHVSEQDILDAVGCHTTLRKQATMIDKALFVADKIEWDQEGVPPYLKQVEEALEISLEHASYAYVNYLWERRDTLKVLHPWLRDAYYDLAVLTRDEAMPGR; this comes from the coding sequence ATGAATCCGGTCTATGCCGACTTAAAGGTTGAAGCGTCGTCAGGCGATTTGCGTGAAGATGTTTATCGTTTTTTGGTCGGGAACGGGTGTCCCCGGACAGCGGAGCACTGCATGAAGGTAGGAGAAGAAGCACGCCGTCTGGCGGTGCGATTCGGATTGGATTCGCAGGCGGCGGAATACGGCGGTTATCTGCATGATATTAGCGCGGTCTATCCCAACCATGTCAGAGTGCCCGTATCGCGTTCTCTCGGCATTGAAGTGCTGCCGGAAGAAGAGGCCTTCCCGATGATTGTTCATCAGAAGCTGTCCAGGCAGATGGCCCGGGATCTGTTCCACGTCTCCGAACAAGACATATTGGATGCCGTCGGCTGCCATACGACGCTCCGCAAGCAGGCCACGATGATAGACAAGGCGCTGTTCGTTGCCGATAAGATCGAATGGGATCAGGAAGGAGTTCCTCCCTATTTGAAGCAAGTGGAGGAAGCGCTTGAGATCTCTCTGGAACATGCTTCCTATGCATATGTCAACTACTTGTGGGAGCGGCGGGACACGTTGAAGGTGCTCCACCCTTGGCTGCGCGATGCTTATTATGATCTGGCGGTCTTAACGAGGGACGAGGCGATGCCCGGCCGCTAA
- a CDS encoding phosphotransferase enzyme family protein, whose translation MEQQVISFLNENYPIQIHTAEAVTNEMYRCTGDQATYYARVTNYKPYEVQLEEVSWTNALYREGVGVAQAIPSCRGQIVEIMPPKNIIVVVYKAAPGIHLPRAEWNAEVLAELGRQIGRMHRITQRYEANHPLRYLGDWHDQEEYNFAKYIPAEETAIQAIAANVLAVVKSLPRERATYGLLHGDLWLENTLVDRGSSLTMIDFQDCEKHYYMYDLAVPLYSALEFSFAGAGNIRDYGRSIANALIEGYQEEHTLHPEMLKQLPLFLKLKEIFEYSLMHMYWDRERLSEEQIRILNLYRLRIEHHVPVLEWE comes from the coding sequence ATGGAACAGCAAGTAATTAGTTTTCTGAATGAGAACTATCCGATCCAGATACATACGGCAGAGGCGGTAACCAATGAAATGTACCGCTGCACGGGCGATCAAGCAACGTATTACGCCCGCGTGACCAACTATAAACCGTATGAGGTGCAGCTTGAAGAAGTGTCCTGGACCAACGCGTTATACCGGGAGGGCGTCGGCGTCGCACAGGCAATCCCCTCCTGCCGCGGTCAGATCGTAGAGATCATGCCTCCCAAGAACATTATCGTTGTCGTATATAAGGCGGCTCCGGGCATTCACCTGCCCCGTGCGGAGTGGAATGCGGAGGTGCTGGCCGAATTGGGAAGGCAGATTGGCAGAATGCACCGGATTACGCAGCGCTATGAGGCGAATCATCCGCTTCGCTATCTCGGGGACTGGCATGATCAAGAAGAGTACAACTTCGCGAAGTACATCCCTGCAGAGGAGACGGCGATTCAGGCGATTGCGGCCAACGTGCTGGCGGTGGTGAAGAGCCTTCCCCGGGAACGGGCGACGTATGGGTTGCTTCATGGAGATCTGTGGCTCGAAAATACCCTTGTTGATCGCGGTTCCTCGCTCACGATGATCGATTTTCAAGATTGCGAGAAGCATTACTATATGTATGACCTGGCCGTCCCTCTCTATTCGGCCCTGGAATTCTCGTTCGCAGGAGCGGGGAACATCCGGGACTATGGGCGCTCCATTGCGAATGCTCTGATAGAAGGGTATCAGGAGGAGCACACGCTTCATCCGGAGATGCTGAAGCAGCTGCCCTTGTTCTTGAAATTGAAAGAAATCTTCGAGTACAGCCTCATGCATATGTATTGGGATCGGGAGCGCTTGAGCGAGGAGCAGATCCGCATCCTGAATCTGTACCGCCTGCGGATCGAGCATCACGTTCCGGTGCTTGAATGGGAATAA
- a CDS encoding alpha/beta fold hydrolase translates to MNLYLQQLGVKDAPLLVFLHGGGVSGWMWEKQLEYFKGRYHIVIPDLPGHGKSKDIPFHSICQTAQSIIQLIDVHREGRQVTVVGFSLGAQIALEMQGMREDVADHAVIVSGLAKPMKLGYSLLAPLLRMSYPLVKNRSFAQLQARQLRIGPEQFERYYQESLQMKRDTFMAMMQENMSYRLPEGFARNRARILVMAGEKERKVMKDSAAFIARSHPGAEGYLVPAAGHDLPLGGLRIFHLALEAWMSGGELPPGMNRIR, encoded by the coding sequence ATGAACCTGTATCTGCAGCAGCTCGGTGTCAAGGACGCGCCTTTGCTCGTATTTCTGCATGGAGGCGGCGTCAGCGGATGGATGTGGGAGAAGCAGTTGGAATACTTCAAAGGGCGTTACCATATTGTCATCCCTGATCTGCCTGGTCACGGGAAGAGCAAAGATATCCCATTCCATTCGATCTGTCAGACGGCTCAGAGCATCATTCAACTGATCGATGTGCACAGGGAAGGGCGGCAGGTTACGGTCGTCGGCTTCTCTCTCGGCGCGCAGATTGCCCTGGAAATGCAGGGCATGAGGGAAGATGTTGCAGACCATGCGGTCATCGTCAGCGGGCTCGCGAAGCCGATGAAGCTGGGGTATTCCCTGCTTGCACCTCTTCTCCGCATGTCGTATCCGCTCGTGAAGAACCGATCATTCGCCCAGCTGCAGGCACGGCAATTGCGGATCGGGCCGGAACAATTCGAACGATATTATCAGGAGTCGCTGCAGATGAAGCGGGATACATTTATGGCGATGATGCAAGAAAATATGTCTTATCGGTTACCGGAAGGATTTGCACGTAACCGGGCGCGCATCCTGGTTATGGCGGGAGAGAAGGAGAGGAAGGTGATGAAGGACTCCGCGGCCTTCATTGCCCGCAGTCATCCCGGTGCGGAAGGCTATCTTGTTCCTGCCGCGGGGCATGATCTCCCTTTGGGGGGCCTCCGAATCTTCCATCTTGCCCTGGAAGCTTGGATGAGCGGCGGCGAGCTTCCCCCGGGGATGAATCGGATACGTTAG
- a CDS encoding GNAT family N-acetyltransferase has product MPHITGERIILREYRMEDLPYMREWVNDPEITDTLSDIFTYPQTLHDTESFLKMMIEGNSRSKGFIIADKESLEYIGQIDLHRLDWKNRCAVLGIVIGRKSHLGKGYGKEAIALIKRFAFDTLNLNRLELEVFEFNERGHRCYLGSGFKEEGRLRQKLYREGKYWDIIQMSILQSEYVSEA; this is encoded by the coding sequence ATGCCGCATATCACAGGGGAGCGCATCATTTTAAGAGAGTATCGAATGGAAGATTTGCCGTATATGCGGGAGTGGGTTAATGACCCGGAGATTACGGATACGTTGAGCGATATCTTTACCTATCCGCAGACGCTTCATGACACGGAGTCCTTTCTGAAAATGATGATCGAGGGAAACAGCCGCAGCAAAGGCTTCATTATTGCCGACAAGGAGTCACTGGAATATATCGGGCAGATTGATCTGCATCGGCTCGATTGGAAAAACCGCTGCGCCGTCCTGGGCATCGTCATTGGCCGCAAGTCGCATCTTGGCAAAGGCTATGGCAAGGAAGCAATCGCCTTGATCAAACGCTTCGCCTTCGACACGCTGAATCTGAACCGGCTGGAGCTGGAAGTGTTCGAATTCAATGAGCGCGGTCATCGCTGCTATCTGGGCAGCGGCTTCAAGGAAGAAGGCCGGCTGCGCCAGAAGCTGTACCGCGAAGGCAAGTATTGGGACATTATTCAGATGAGCATTCTGCAGAGCGAGTATGTAAGCGAGGCTTGA
- a CDS encoding GNAT family N-acetyltransferase, whose protein sequence is MNAIHPSEKVVHAIEKSEIGYMTDRMNAIRERPGNPEGVEVAQFGHAVCFYSKTMPWPSFNTVKGLRNSDIEYIDDIIRFYRERGRKPQFELVPGLADQQVLWSLAERGLYQSGSHTSLYAQPIAAKQEPGPEAVRIEEIGASDFDTYAMIHCRGTGLPDDGIPHVAANNRVLHQRPGWFFYMACYEDRPAAVGVMHVKGDVASFTFAATLPEYRRRGLQLSLLRCRLAEAARRHCGLAVGQCAFLSGSHRNMERASMRIGYVRTTWTEL, encoded by the coding sequence ATGAATGCCATACATCCGTCAGAGAAGGTGGTACATGCCATTGAGAAGTCGGAAATCGGTTATATGACCGATCGGATGAATGCGATCCGGGAACGTCCGGGCAATCCGGAAGGCGTGGAAGTGGCGCAGTTCGGGCATGCGGTCTGCTTCTACAGCAAGACGATGCCATGGCCTTCCTTCAATACGGTCAAAGGGCTGCGGAACAGCGATATCGAGTATATAGACGACATAATCCGCTTCTACCGGGAGCGGGGACGAAAACCCCAATTCGAATTGGTGCCCGGACTTGCCGATCAGCAGGTGCTCTGGTCGCTGGCAGAGCGGGGCTTGTATCAGTCGGGCAGCCATACGTCCTTGTATGCGCAACCTATCGCCGCCAAGCAGGAGCCTGGGCCGGAGGCGGTGCGAATTGAAGAGATCGGGGCATCGGACTTCGATACATATGCGATGATTCATTGCCGGGGTACAGGACTCCCGGATGATGGAATCCCGCATGTCGCGGCTAACAACCGGGTGCTGCACCAGCGTCCGGGCTGGTTCTTTTATATGGCCTGCTACGAGGATCGGCCGGCGGCGGTCGGCGTCATGCATGTGAAGGGAGATGTTGCTTCCTTCACATTCGCGGCCACGCTTCCCGAATATCGGCGCCGAGGCTTGCAGCTGAGTCTGCTGCGCTGCAGGCTTGCCGAGGCGGCACGCCGCCATTGCGGCCTGGCCGTGGGCCAGTGCGCCTTCCTGTCAGGCAGCCACCGGAATATGGAGCGGGCCAGCATGCGGATCGGGTATGTACGAACGACATGGACCGAGCTGTAA
- a CDS encoding class I SAM-dependent methyltransferase, which produces MNKIIDYYNGFDEWGRLDREPLEFMVNWHHIRKHLPPGGHLLDNGAGPGKYALELAAAGYQVTLTDLTPRLVEIARVKVEERGLAGQFQGFYPADARDLGIFADEQFDASLMMGPLYHLQAEEERHAAVQELFRVTKRGGIVFVAVMTVVRHLMNSLLHPQHWKPNDSIGQIRRFMETGIFNHQDEGRFTGAYYFRVEEIAPFMEAHGFETVQLLGSSSIAGAMNEQQFDYWRSRGEDEYRQVMELIYEMASCPHVLGVSSHLLYIGRKK; this is translated from the coding sequence ATGAACAAAATTATCGATTATTATAACGGGTTTGACGAATGGGGCCGCCTGGACAGGGAGCCTCTTGAATTCATGGTGAACTGGCATCATATTCGCAAGCATCTGCCGCCTGGCGGGCATCTGTTGGATAACGGAGCGGGACCAGGCAAGTATGCCCTTGAATTAGCCGCAGCGGGCTATCAAGTCACCTTGACCGATCTTACCCCAAGACTGGTGGAGATTGCGCGGGTGAAGGTGGAAGAGCGGGGACTGGCCGGGCAATTCCAAGGGTTCTACCCAGCGGACGCAAGAGATCTGGGGATATTCGCCGACGAGCAATTCGACGCTTCACTGATGATGGGGCCGCTCTATCATTTGCAGGCGGAAGAGGAGCGGCATGCCGCCGTGCAAGAGCTGTTCCGCGTGACCAAGCGGGGCGGCATCGTCTTCGTCGCGGTGATGACCGTGGTCCGCCATCTGATGAACTCGCTCCTCCATCCGCAGCATTGGAAGCCGAATGACAGCATCGGCCAGATACGCCGCTTCATGGAGACGGGAATCTTCAATCATCAGGATGAGGGGCGGTTCACCGGCGCGTATTATTTCCGGGTGGAGGAGATTGCCCCGTTCATGGAAGCGCACGGCTTCGAGACGGTACAGCTCCTCGGTTCTTCAAGCATTGCCGGGGCGATGAATGAGCAGCAATTCGACTATTGGCGTTCGCGCGGGGAAGACGAATATCGCCAAGTGATGGAGCTGATCTACGAGATGGCTTCCTGTCCCCATGTGCTGGGCGTCTCTTCTCACCTGCTCTACATCGGCCGGAAAAAATAA
- a CDS encoding nucleotidyltransferase family protein: protein MLEQRLLHYLHEHEELMADLRVVRELDLPQCYIAAGYIRNYIWDRLQGFEYRARHQDIDVVYYDPEDLSEQRDVALEQELIRRTGNEKWSVKNQARMHIRNGVAPYESTFDALSRWPETATAVGARLNGEERIGLIHPHGLEDLFEMVVRRSPAFPDPAYYMARVNAKQWREQWPRLTIIEA from the coding sequence GTGTTGGAGCAGCGTTTGCTTCATTATTTGCATGAACATGAGGAATTGATGGCTGACTTGCGGGTCGTCAGAGAGTTGGACCTGCCGCAATGCTATATAGCCGCAGGGTATATTCGCAATTATATCTGGGACCGGCTGCAAGGATTCGAATACCGGGCGCGGCATCAGGATATCGATGTCGTCTACTATGACCCGGAGGATCTGTCGGAGCAGCGGGATGTTGCGCTGGAGCAGGAGCTGATAAGGCGAACGGGCAACGAAAAATGGTCGGTCAAAAACCAGGCCCGAATGCATATCCGCAATGGCGTGGCGCCTTATGAGTCCACCTTCGATGCGTTGAGCCGATGGCCGGAGACCGCCACGGCGGTAGGCGCGCGCTTGAATGGAGAGGAGCGGATAGGACTGATTCATCCGCACGGCTTGGAGGATTTGTTCGAGATGGTCGTCAGGCGGAGCCCGGCATTTCCCGATCCCGCCTATTATATGGCGCGGGTGAACGCGAAGCAATGGCGGGAGCAATGGCCTCGGCTGACGATTATCGAAGCATAG
- a CDS encoding copper amine oxidase N-terminal domain-containing protein, translating into MKRILSGLIAFALLFTFAIQAQVQAAPQISVYIDGVRLNTDQPPMMIRGRTMLPLRAIFEALDAKVGWNQRAQTVTATKAGTTVVLKIGSKVATINDSNVTLEVPAQTIRGRTMVPVRFVSEAMGEQVLWNSRTQTVTINTTNRDQDDYPSDQVSQATNVNARVTGQAGNGSDLTVSFNRASQESNIDHYRVLVVKASDSSSFTLARARLVSDNNYTVVDTYGRNPSLSLNSSTRDVNGDVIRANQSYVVYVLSVGKRSQDVLSRPSQTVTLTGDSAYAVTNVQARDVADYGDGRDMSVSFTRASDESNIANYRVMVVKSQDAHRFDLNAANAVSSSNYTTVYKSGSTLSTTLSSSSRDTSGDRIRNGVPYTVFVLSVSNNVNRHSNQLSASTTTITLGTTVGAPVITSVADVSNYNDGRDLQVSFTRSSDESKVSYYRIFVVPNRDYTRFDLNEANKLSSSRYYQVSKTGYNITTTLSSSLTDVNGSYIRNNETYRVFVMAVSKDGYSSNNVLSGASSSITLSHNSIANAVTNVQVSDVNDYNDGRDMRITFNKASDESLIDHYRVMVVKTSNADRFNVSDANNVSSSYYTKVNKTGRDLSLTLSSSARDVDGSYIRNGVSYRVFVLSVGRGTYSNALSYASSTITLSSNSAVYAATNVQASDINDYGDGRDMRVTFYRAADESNISHYRVMVVKSSDAGRFTVGDANNVSSYNYTYVSRNGSNQSVTLASGARDVDGAQIRNGVSYRVFVLSVGSGSYSNTLSSSSNTITLSNNSTVYPATNVTASDVGDYNDGRDMRVSFNRAADESNISQYRIMVVKSVDASRFDLYRANNVSSYNYTYISKTGRDIDQILSSSARDVDGAAIRNGVSYKVFVLSVSNNSNNANMLSVPSAEIMLTSNSSVSAASNVTANVTGNSGTTRDIEVSFTAPSNDYGVLEYRVMAVKSDQSFGLADANNTSYYTYAPKQSGTIRLPLPENARDVRGEAITSGSAYRFYVLTVADSRVSSANALSDASRDVVLSAQYVSPATNVTAEMIGSDMRVYFSKPANERGVAKYAVMAVPSHRAGSFTLDDANWTGTNSSKAVSPSGEGMVTLNSYDKDAFGNPFVNGDTYIIYVLTVSDGRVVNVLSTPSQGVVAQF; encoded by the coding sequence GTGAAAAGGATACTATCCGGGCTGATTGCATTTGCCTTGTTGTTTACATTTGCCATTCAAGCGCAAGTGCAGGCGGCCCCGCAAATCAGTGTGTATATCGATGGCGTCAGGCTAAATACGGATCAACCGCCAATGATGATTCGAGGGCGGACGATGCTTCCGCTGCGGGCCATCTTCGAGGCGTTGGATGCGAAGGTAGGGTGGAACCAGAGAGCACAGACGGTGACCGCGACCAAGGCGGGTACGACCGTTGTCCTCAAGATTGGTTCCAAGGTAGCTACGATTAACGATTCGAACGTGACTCTGGAGGTTCCTGCCCAGACGATCCGGGGAAGAACGATGGTTCCGGTGCGCTTCGTCAGCGAAGCGATGGGCGAGCAAGTGCTGTGGAACTCCAGAACGCAGACCGTAACGATTAATACAACGAATCGTGATCAGGATGATTATCCGAGCGACCAAGTCTCTCAGGCAACGAATGTAAATGCCAGAGTAACCGGCCAAGCGGGTAACGGCAGCGACCTGACCGTCAGCTTCAACCGGGCGTCCCAGGAATCGAATATCGATCATTATCGCGTTCTCGTCGTCAAGGCTTCGGATTCATCGTCCTTTACGCTGGCGCGGGCTCGTCTGGTATCGGACAATAATTACACGGTCGTCGATACGTATGGCCGCAATCCTTCTCTTTCGCTCAATTCCTCGACCCGCGACGTGAACGGAGATGTTATCCGTGCGAACCAGTCCTACGTCGTGTATGTGTTGAGTGTAGGCAAGCGCAGCCAGGATGTATTGTCCCGGCCTTCGCAGACCGTGACGCTGACAGGCGATTCAGCCTATGCGGTCACGAATGTGCAGGCGCGTGACGTTGCCGATTATGGCGATGGAAGAGATATGTCCGTGAGCTTCACAAGGGCTTCCGATGAGAGCAATATCGCCAACTATCGCGTCATGGTCGTGAAGTCGCAAGATGCGCATCGCTTCGATCTGAACGCCGCGAATGCCGTATCCAGCTCTAACTATACGACCGTATACAAATCCGGATCGACCTTGTCAACGACGCTCAGTTCGTCGTCCCGGGACACGTCCGGTGATAGAATTCGCAATGGCGTGCCTTATACGGTGTTCGTTTTGTCCGTAAGCAATAATGTGAATCGTCATTCCAATCAGCTCTCTGCGTCCACGACGACGATTACGCTGGGCACCACGGTCGGCGCGCCAGTCATTACGAGCGTGGCGGATGTGAGCAATTATAACGACGGCCGCGACCTGCAGGTATCGTTCACGAGATCTTCCGATGAGTCGAAGGTGAGCTACTACCGCATATTCGTCGTGCCGAACCGGGATTATACCCGCTTCGATCTGAACGAAGCGAACAAATTGTCGTCCAGCCGTTATTATCAAGTGTCGAAGACCGGATACAATATCACGACGACCTTGTCTTCGAGCCTGACGGATGTCAACGGCTCTTATATTCGAAATAATGAGACCTACCGGGTATTCGTCATGGCGGTCTCGAAAGACGGGTACAGCTCTAACAATGTGTTGAGCGGCGCATCTTCGTCGATTACGCTGTCTCATAATTCCATCGCCAACGCGGTCACGAATGTGCAAGTCAGCGATGTCAACGACTATAACGACGGCCGCGACATGCGGATCACGTTCAACAAGGCTTCTGACGAGTCGTTGATTGATCATTACCGCGTCATGGTCGTGAAGACATCCAATGCGGACCGGTTCAATGTATCGGATGCGAACAATGTATCGAGCTCGTACTACACGAAGGTGAACAAGACGGGGCGCGATCTTAGCTTGACGCTCTCCTCCAGCGCTAGAGATGTGGACGGTTCTTATATTCGGAACGGTGTGAGCTATCGCGTGTTTGTCCTGTCGGTAGGCAGAGGCACCTATTCCAACGCATTGTCTTACGCTTCCAGCACCATTACGCTGTCCAGCAATTCGGCCGTGTATGCGGCGACCAATGTTCAGGCCTCCGATATCAATGATTACGGCGATGGCCGTGACATGCGGGTAACGTTCTACCGCGCGGCGGATGAGTCGAATATCAGCCACTACCGCGTCATGGTCGTGAAGTCGTCCGATGCGGGGCGCTTCACGGTAGGGGATGCGAATAATGTATCCAGCTACAATTACACGTATGTGAGCCGCAATGGCAGCAACCAGAGCGTGACGCTCGCATCCGGTGCAAGAGATGTCGACGGGGCGCAGATTCGTAACGGAGTAAGCTACCGCGTATTCGTCCTGTCTGTCGGCTCAGGCAGTTATTCCAATACGTTGTCCAGTTCGTCGAACACCATCACGTTAAGCAACAACTCGACGGTGTATCCGGCTACCAACGTCACGGCAAGCGACGTCGGCGATTATAACGACGGCCGCGACATGCGGGTCAGCTTCAACCGGGCGGCGGATGAATCGAACATCTCCCAGTACCGGATAATGGTCGTGAAATCGGTCGATGCAAGCCGCTTCGACTTGTACCGTGCCAACAACGTATCCAGCTACAACTATACGTACATCAGCAAGACAGGCAGAGATATTGATCAGATTCTGTCCTCCTCGGCGCGGGACGTTGATGGAGCGGCGATTCGAAATGGCGTCAGCTACAAGGTATTTGTCTTGTCCGTCAGCAATAACAGTAATAACGCGAATATGTTGTCCGTTCCTTCCGCGGAAATCATGCTGACAAGCAACTCGTCGGTCTCTGCGGCGTCGAACGTAACGGCCAACGTAACAGGCAATAGCGGCACGACGCGCGATATTGAGGTGAGCTTCACCGCGCCGTCCAATGATTATGGCGTGCTGGAATATCGCGTGATGGCCGTGAAGTCGGATCAGAGCTTTGGTTTGGCGGATGCGAACAATACTTCATATTACACGTATGCCCCGAAGCAGAGCGGCACGATACGTCTGCCTTTGCCAGAAAACGCCCGTGATGTGAGAGGAGAGGCGATTACAAGCGGCAGCGCTTATCGGTTCTATGTCCTGACGGTAGCTGATAGCCGGGTTAGCTCGGCCAATGCGCTCTCTGATGCATCCCGCGATGTGGTCTTGTCGGCTCAATATGTATCTCCGGCGACGAACGTAACGGCGGAGATGATTGGAAGCGACATGCGGGTCTACTTCAGCAAGCCGGCGAATGAGAGAGGCGTTGCAAAATATGCCGTGATGGCGGTGCCTTCCCACAGAGCAGGCAGCTTTACGCTGGATGATGCTAATTGGACAGGAACAAACAGCTCTAAAGCCGTATCTCCTTCGGGAGAAGGCATGGTTACGCTGAACTCCTACGATAAAGACGCTTTTGGCAATCCTTTTGTCAATGGGGACACATACATTATCTACGTCCTCACTGTGTCGGACGGCCGTGTGGTAAATGTGCTGTCCACTCCGTCCCAGGGCGTCGTGGCACAGTTCTAA
- a CDS encoding GntR family transcriptional regulator, whose product MSSLIDDERPIFVQIAERIEDDIIEGRLPEESPVPSKNQFASFYQINPATAAKGVNLLVDEGILYKKRGIGMFVAAGARALLLAKRKEKFYEQYVVTMIREAEKLGMTTDQLIEMIRRGEGTR is encoded by the coding sequence ATGAGTTCGCTCATTGATGACGAGCGTCCGATATTCGTCCAGATTGCGGAGCGAATTGAGGACGATATCATCGAGGGAAGGCTGCCGGAAGAATCGCCGGTCCCTTCCAAAAATCAGTTTGCTTCCTTCTACCAGATCAATCCGGCGACAGCGGCTAAGGGTGTGAATCTGTTAGTGGATGAAGGAATTTTATACAAGAAGAGAGGGATTGGGATGTTCGTGGCGGCGGGAGCACGCGCCCTATTGTTGGCGAAGCGCAAGGAGAAGTTCTACGAACAATATGTTGTCACGATGATCCGGGAGGCAGAGAAGCTTGGCATGACGACAGACCAATTGATCGAGATGATTCGCAGAGGGGAGGGTACGCGATGA